A section of the Agarivorans litoreus genome encodes:
- a CDS encoding FAD assembly factor SdhE, which yields MQENKSRLKWACRRGMLELDVLFMPFVDEAYDELSDEQKLTFTRLLACDDPDLFAWFMGHKECEDAELAAMVDVILKRVKV from the coding sequence ATGCAGGAAAATAAATCACGTTTAAAATGGGCTTGTCGTCGTGGGATGTTAGAGCTAGACGTTTTGTTTATGCCCTTTGTTGATGAAGCCTACGATGAACTAAGCGATGAGCAAAAACTCACCTTTACGCGCCTACTCGCCTGTGACGATCCTGATTTATTTGCTTGGTTTATGGGCCATAAAGAATGTGAAGATGCTGAGCTAGCGGCCATGGTCGATGTAATTTTAAAGCGTGTCAAAGTGTAA
- the ygfZ gene encoding tRNA-modifying protein YgfZ: MSQQTLCTLPPLLVQPLDQWHLVRVSGEDAQSYLQGQLSCDVNSLLPGQQSLAAHCDPTGKMWSVLRLLRLEQDYLYLQPKSLAETQLKELKKYAVFSKVNIETETTLHTVAVMGAEAPHYIAKKFGEEIASHGGLIEQGICVHIDGPKRRYLVITEDNNWGTDAPNSDLDANELWRALQIVSGLPTIEQATQQQFIPQALNLQHLNALSFSKGCYTGQETIARAKYRGANKRASLRLAGHGNTLPKAGDRLEQQMGDNWRGKGTVLQAVQLEPGYVELLAVLNNDTDAEAKFRLAGDEQSLYTIAQLPYSLVD, encoded by the coding sequence ATGTCTCAACAAACTTTATGTACTCTTCCTCCATTATTAGTTCAGCCATTAGATCAATGGCACTTAGTTAGAGTCAGTGGTGAGGACGCCCAAAGCTATCTACAAGGTCAGCTTAGCTGCGATGTAAATAGCCTATTACCAGGCCAACAAAGCTTGGCAGCACATTGCGATCCTACCGGCAAAATGTGGTCCGTTTTGCGACTACTTCGCTTAGAACAAGATTACCTATACCTGCAACCGAAATCGTTAGCCGAAACGCAATTAAAAGAACTAAAAAAATATGCAGTGTTTTCGAAGGTAAATATTGAAACCGAAACCACACTACATACGGTTGCGGTAATGGGAGCCGAAGCACCTCACTATATTGCTAAGAAATTTGGTGAAGAAATTGCCAGCCATGGCGGCTTAATTGAGCAAGGTATTTGTGTACATATTGACGGCCCAAAACGCCGCTACTTAGTAATCACAGAAGATAACAATTGGGGGACAGATGCCCCCAACAGTGATCTTGATGCCAATGAGCTTTGGCGTGCCCTGCAGATCGTTTCCGGCTTACCCACCATTGAGCAAGCCACTCAGCAGCAATTTATTCCTCAAGCGCTTAACTTGCAGCATTTAAATGCTTTAAGTTTTTCTAAGGGCTGTTATACCGGTCAAGAAACCATTGCTCGAGCCAAGTATCGCGGCGCTAATAAACGCGCTTCGCTACGTTTAGCCGGTCACGGCAATACCCTACCAAAAGCAGGTGATAGACTAGAGCAGCAAATGGGTGACAACTGGCGCGGCAAAGGTACTGTATTACAAGCAGTTCAATTAGAACCGGGTTACGTAGAGCTATTGGCTGTGCTAAACAACGATACCGATGCAGAGGCTAAGTTTCGCTTAGCTGGCGATGAGCAAAGCTTATATACCATCGCTCAACTGCCCTACAGCTTAGTAGACTAA
- a CDS encoding DUF1289 domain-containing protein, producing the protein MELHKLIDSPCIRQCTLDGDDVCVGCFRHLDEICAWSSSDNASRKAILQRCEQRRKLAPQWQFNHSIIKR; encoded by the coding sequence ATGGAATTACACAAACTTATTGATTCGCCCTGTATTAGGCAATGCACCCTTGACGGTGATGATGTTTGTGTTGGCTGCTTTCGCCACCTAGATGAGATTTGCGCTTGGAGTAGTTCTGACAATGCATCTCGAAAAGCGATTTTGCAGCGCTGCGAACAACGCCGAAAACTAGCGCCGCAATGGCAATTTAATCACAGTATTATTAAGCGCTAG
- the pstB gene encoding phosphate ABC transporter ATP-binding protein PstB, whose product MNKFDVNQLDLHYGDTHALKGINLPIPEKKVTALIGPSGCGKSTLLRTLNRMNDLIENVTIKGDVKLEGKDIYQDRNVAALRMKVGMVFQKANPFPMSIYENVAYGLKAQGIRNKKILDETVETALRSAALWDEVSDRLNSPAFGLSGGQQQRLCIARTIAIQPDVILMDEPTSALDPIATHKIEELMDELRKKFTIVIVTHSMAQAKRISDKTAFFWMGELVEHGDTEQVFNAPVDERTRGYVNGDFG is encoded by the coding sequence ATGAATAAGTTTGACGTTAACCAACTAGACCTACATTACGGTGACACTCACGCCCTTAAAGGGATTAACTTACCGATCCCTGAAAAGAAAGTTACTGCGTTAATTGGCCCTTCTGGCTGTGGTAAATCTACTTTATTGCGAACGTTAAATCGTATGAACGATTTAATTGAGAACGTAACCATTAAAGGTGACGTAAAGCTCGAAGGCAAAGACATTTATCAAGATCGCAATGTCGCCGCGCTTCGGATGAAGGTGGGCATGGTATTCCAAAAAGCGAATCCTTTCCCAATGAGCATTTATGAAAATGTAGCCTACGGCTTGAAAGCCCAAGGTATTCGCAATAAAAAAATTCTAGATGAAACGGTAGAGACAGCGCTACGCAGCGCTGCTTTATGGGATGAAGTAAGTGATCGCTTAAATAGCCCTGCATTTGGTTTATCTGGTGGACAACAACAGCGCTTGTGTATTGCGCGCACCATTGCGATTCAACCAGACGTGATTTTGATGGATGAGCCAACCAGTGCCTTAGATCCTATTGCTACTCACAAGATTGAAGAGTTGATGGACGAGTTGCGTAAAAAGTTCACTATTGTGATTGTGACGCACTCAATGGCTCAAGCTAAGCGTATTTCAGATAAAACCGCCTTCTTTTGGATGGGCGAGTTGGTTGAGCATGGCGATACCGAACAAGTATTTAATGCGCCAGTGGATGAGCGTACTCGCGGTTATGTGAATGGCGATTTTGGTTAA
- the pstA gene encoding phosphate ABC transporter permease PstA, whose amino-acid sequence MRRRIEDRIALSLIWGGAGMTILFLVWMLWHILSNGLSHVSWEFISSAYTTVGKTSGIFSMIVSTIYMVGLSIAIAAPIGIMTALYLTEYAKPGSKLVKVIRFCTESLAGIPSIIYGLFGMTFFVVTLGLGFSILSGALTLAILILPVIIRTTEEALIAVPQAYREASYGLGSSRIYTIWRVVLPSAMPGIVTAVILSTGRIIGESAPVFLTAGMVTRIPESVMDSGRTLTVHLYKLTQELFTVHEWNQAYATATVLIVLVLLINLTTKLIASRFNKASY is encoded by the coding sequence ATGCGCCGCCGTATTGAAGACAGAATTGCGCTTAGCCTAATTTGGGGCGGAGCTGGCATGACCATTTTATTCTTGGTATGGATGCTTTGGCATATTTTAAGCAACGGTTTAAGCCATGTTAGCTGGGAGTTTATTAGCTCTGCTTATACAACCGTTGGCAAAACATCGGGTATTTTCTCGATGATTGTTTCAACTATTTACATGGTTGGATTGTCTATCGCAATTGCCGCGCCTATCGGCATTATGACTGCTTTATACCTGACCGAATATGCAAAGCCAGGTAGTAAACTAGTTAAGGTTATTCGCTTCTGTACTGAGTCGCTAGCGGGCATACCGTCGATCATTTACGGTTTGTTTGGTATGACCTTCTTTGTAGTTACTTTAGGTTTGGGTTTCTCTATTTTGTCGGGCGCCTTAACGCTAGCTATTTTGATTTTGCCAGTGATTATTCGTACCACTGAAGAAGCGCTAATTGCGGTGCCTCAAGCTTATCGCGAAGCCTCTTATGGTTTGGGAAGCTCACGTATTTATACCATTTGGCGTGTAGTACTACCGTCGGCAATGCCGGGCATTGTTACCGCGGTTATCTTAAGTACTGGTCGAATTATTGGTGAGTCTGCACCGGTATTCTTAACCGCGGGTATGGTTACTCGCATCCCTGAATCAGTGATGGATTCAGGTCGAACTTTAACGGTTCATTTATACAAATTAACTCAAGAGTTGTTCACCGTTCATGAATGGAATCAGGCTTATGCAACTGCAACAGTACTGATTGTTTTAGTACTGCTTATTAACCTAACAACTAAGCTAATCGCTAGCCGATTCAACAAAGCTTCTTACTAA